The Malus domestica chromosome 10, GDT2T_hap1 nucleotide sequence GCCCGaaattctaaaaaatcgaaataatTGTGTTTACGTTTTCGGGTCTTTAATTGGAATAGACGGCGTCCTAATAAGATTTCAGAAGGTGTGCAACTCTGTCTACGTTTTCGGGTCTTTAATTGGAAGCGGGTCGGGTTCTTACTGGGTACAATTGAACCCCGAGAGGTTTGGGCCCATGATCCGAATGCTGAACGACACAAAAGGACTTGTCGCTAAAGAAGAAGTTTTGGAACTGTGGAAAATTGTGAAGGACGAGATTGTGCTGCCGTTGGCGATCGATCTTTGTGCGAATGCTGGTTTGCCAGCTCCGCCGAGCTTCATGCAGCTTCCGTCGGAGATTCAAATGAAGATTTTGAGGTTGTTGCCCGGTGTGGATATTGCCATGGTGGGTTGTGtgtgtaaggaattgagggatctTGCTAACGATGACGAACTGTGGAAGCAGAAGGTTTTTGATGAGTTTACTGTTGAGTTTCTTCTTGATCAAACCTCAAGCATTATCAGTTTTGGATAATGGTGAAATGTTTTACAAATAAATTGtgagaaattatatgaaaattttgaataaaaggAATAAATTCGTATCAAAATTATGCCAAGTTCTGTGAATTCTGCTAAATCAAACATCAATTACAGTTGTGGATTGTTCAATAGATTATTGTGACACATTCCATGGGCTGTACCACGTCAGACACTAaatgaccaaataaaaaaaaatgtgttagcCCAGCAACTGCGGGATGAAGGGGTACCAGCCCATCCtgacttttgaaaaaaaaaattagtgcaCTACTCATTGTTCTTTTCTTGTTGCTAGTAAAAGAAAATGGGGCACATCCCAAAGAAAAGTCAAAGAGTAAATTAGGCACATCCTACCAAAAAACTTTGATTGTtcctaaaaataattttcaaataacattacttcaaaattattttgggtaaattacatagtagccctcaggtttgaggtctattacaacccatataacattttactttcatacctcaagtactattttatttcaaaataatacatccgttacattttccatccattgatctgttAAGTGCTAACGTGGCTTCCAAATGTGTGCCACTTGGCTGCCAAATGTAtgccacatggcaaaaataataattttttatttttttttcttgaaaaatctgaatcttcttaaaaaaaacaaagcaaaagctaAACCCCCTTCCCCTCCCCCCACACCCACACACAAAAACCTAGAAACTTACACACCCCCTTTCCCAGACGACCCACCTCTCAGAGGCCCTTCCCGTCGCCCCCTCCGCCCCCCTCTCATCTCCCCTATCTTCATCCTCTTCCCCCGACCCCCGTACCTGCAacctagagaaaaaaaaaccccaatccCGTCTAAACTTCGATTCTTCTCGCTCCTTTGACCTCTCGCGCTTCGCTTCTCGATGCCTGGACCTCTCTCTGCTCCCTTCCCTCTCTTCCTTCGGCTTGTAGGACAGTTCACAGTGGTCGCGTGAGACATCCCGACCGTTGTTACTCGGCTCGCTTGACTGTTCGCGGCGTGATTTGTGGTCGCAGGGCTCGCAAGAGATCTCGCGCTTGGAATTACGGTCCAatcggtggtggtggtggtggtggtggtaatcGAAGTCCTTTGACGATCGCTTTTCATCGGCATCACGACTGCGATGTTTGTCGTAGTCTCTGTCGTCCTCACTCCAGAGCTTCAAAGAATGGTGGTTGCTGTCCCTAAGGTCAAACTCTTGGATTTCTGTGTATGAATTGAGAAAATTGTTGTTTAATTTCATGATTTGAATATCTTGGAATGTTGTGGGTGAGGTTACAGATGAGAGAAGGGAGAAAGGGGGTGGGGGTGAAAAGGAGAAAGGGCTCGGggaaggtgggggtggggtgggtttttagatgggaggggaggtgaagagagtggaggagagggaggtggttGGGAGGGAGAAGAAGGGTAGGGAGAGGTTGCGGGGGTGGTTCTGCATTTTCtaagttttggttttttttttttttaaagaagattcagatttttcaaaaaaaaaaattattatttttgccacgtggcacacatttggcagccacgtcagcacttaacggatcaatggatggaaaatgtaacagatgtattattttgaaataaaatagtacttgaggtatgaaagtgaaatgttttaaagatattgtatagggttgtaatagacttcaaacctgaggggctactatgtaatttacccaattattgtcttttaaatctcaaattttcaaaaatctGTTTGGTTgagtttttaaaaataatttttttggtttgaattCAAACTACCTTGAGCAGAAATTGGAGGAGAGAGACAATtgggaaagaggagagaggaaatAGTTggcgaggagagagaaagacatgGAGAGGGCAAGGAGGTGGGGAGAGAGCAAACAATTACGGTGAGAAGGTGAGGagtgagaagaaagagagggtGATGGGACAAAggctgaggagagagagagaatacagGGTGTGGCGTGGGAAGAGAGGAAATAGAGGGTtaggagagaaaaaagaaagggcTAAAGAGAGAGCAAAAAAAAAGATGTTGAGGAGAAAGCAGAAAGAAACTCTAAAACCtcacttttatttgtttttaagaaatagcctatatttttaagttagttttgaatcCAATTTTTAAAAAAGTCATACCAAACAAGAATTCAACgcctaaaactcaaaaattatttttcagtTTAAAAAGTTGAACTTAAGTAGGATACCAAATAAGCCCTTATATTTTACATCTTCAAGTTTTAGgggatgtattcaattgagattttgagggattttaattcttttaatgaatctagaaGTATTTaatcaagattttaagtgattctttgaaattcaatatgtattcaatcaggattttaagatagtttattaaaatctttagaaatccaagtgtattcaattagaattttaaagaagtttataacattacaagtgtattcaattagaattagaattagaatttaaagaatttggaaaagttgaggaattagagggaattggagagattttgtagtttattttaagtatccacaaatctcacatctccctATGAGATTTCgaaggaattgaatcaaaattttacatagaatctctacaaattagttaaactccataaaaatccatggatttataaatccattaaaataatGACTCTGGATTGAGGCTTTCACCCATAGTGGGATTACACCTCCATCTCAGTACTCTAATTCCTCCAAATTATGGAATTGAATTCCTATTTTTTACTGGATCCCACCTTGTTTTTTATTCTCAAAATGATGAGTAAACACTGGAATCTTTTTAAATGGGGAGTGATTCCCTTTCATTTCATCCAGGGCCGgtccagagatttttgaggcccaGGGCGACATAAAAAAAAGTGCCCTAACTtcatgtaagaaaattatttattttcacacataagacatctaaaaaattatacttagaaaaacacttcaaactcaataatttagaaacataaaaagactaatttattttgtattgagagagggaaacaaaaagacttcgggcttacaagtagatagatgatgagttttgttttctatctgaactttgaatgtgtttttgaataaatcgtgagatgtttttttcttatttactaaccttatcaatatgggactaaaaaataatgatgttttcgagTTTTTAATTGATATGCATTATTAATGAATgggcactaaattaaacattttgatgacacatcatataatttgcaaatttagtctacgtattattctttgttgaagattggACTTTAAttaaaacgaatatttaaaaataacaacccacatagctactagatagtaactaaaaataaattaacagccaaacaaaaatttttaaaaattgaaaaaaataaacatgcacttagcatttcgaacttaggacctcttgttaattttaaacaacaaaaatcattgtttctaattaaacttcttgatcctttaaccaaattttataaacttatactcttataaaaagaaatttgtaaaaaatggaaAGCAAATAAGAACACATgatgttttgaacccaagacctcattattattttcaaatgacaaaccatcacttctagttaaatttctgtgtctttgaaccaaattttataaatttatactctcataaaaatatatataaatatatcatcctaataattttggtgcccctaatttttttgggcctTGGACAGTTGCCCTACCTGCACTGGGCCTGAGCCGGCCCTAATTTCATCCCAACCCGGATTGGTAAACACACCATTACAAAAGCGGAAATATTATACAcgtatgtattttattaatgtgTGAACATGGTGGATTTCATTCTATTTCTACAAAGCGACGAACCAATCAGCAACTTACAGTCGTCAAATTGCATAACATGTTAAGTAATACCACATCACACCAACAAATTGTTTACATTTGTCTCATGTCAAGTGGATCCTACCGCGTCCGACACACCTATCAATCTTTCTCAGTCGTCATATATCATTATCACACACCAACCAATTGTTCACAATTGTCACGAATGTCATAAATTCGACCAGCCCGCACATGAACTCTTGAGACTATATATATGGTTTGAAGAGTAAATAAAATCACTCAATATTTTTTCTAATTGTTCCATTTCTTTctcgtcctttttttttttttttatcacccaAAGAAAAATTATGGATATCCATGGTGGATCTGGTAGGCTTGTGGGGAACAAGAAGGACTACTCAATACTCTTTTTCTTGAGGAAGGTATTGAGGGAGGTGCTGTTAGAAGACCGTAGCTTTCACAAGTTATTGGTGACTGCAGTGCATGCAGTGTTTCTAGAGTTCGGTTTCATCCAATTCGATTCATTTTCGGGTGCCCAAGTCAATCGCTTTCATCTCTTAGACAAGTGGCCAACGACACCTTTCACGTTGTCGTTTACCTACACTATGCCCGAAATTCTGAAAAATCGGAGTAACTGTGCCTACGTTTTCGGGTCTTTAATTGGAATAGATGGCATCCTAATAAGATTTCAGAAGGTGCGTAACTGTGTCTACGTTTTCGGGTCTTTAATTGGAAGCGGGTCGGGTTCTTACTGGGTAATTTTGAACCCCGGAGAGGTTTGGGCCCATGATCCGAATGTTGAACGACACAAAAGGACTTGTCGCTAAAGGAGAAGTTTTGGAACTGTGGAAAACTGTGAAGGATGAGATTGTGCTGCCGTTGGCGATCGATCTTTATGCGAACGCTTGTGTGCCGGCTCCGCCGAGGTTCATGCAGCTTCCGTCGGAGcttcaaatgaagattttgAGGTTGTTGCCCGGTGTGGATATTGCCTTGGTGAGTTGTGtgtgtaaggaattgagggatctTGCTAACGATGAAGAACTGTGGAAGCAGAAGGTTTTTGATGAGTTTACTGCTGAGTTTCTTCTGATCAAACCTAAAGCAATATCAGTTTTCAATAATGCATGGTGAAGTTTTTTACAAATAAATTGtgagaaattatatgaaaattttgaataaaatgaaTAAATTCTCATCAAAATTTTGCTTAGTTCTATGAACTCTGCTAAAGCAAACACCGATTACAGTCGTGGATTGTCCAATAGATTATTGTGACACATGCCATGGGCTGTACCATGTCACACACTAATtgaaataggaaaaaaatgttggatatatgtcaacaattcgtaataaaataaatatgctaatAATAAATACGAATAAATATATTCCAGAGACTCAACAAGATGAAATATTAATTAAGCAGAGTAATaaaagatcgaggcttgcgtaccgcaatgtccttgaaacagaaatttcgcccctactcagtgcttgtagttctacggacgtctgcttcaccaggattcaacgatctaagttagaaattccagcaccggaaaattgACTTCTGACGAATATTAATGTGGTTCTCTCAGAAATGATGTTTATGATTGCAGGAGAAGATTTATGATTTTTTCTATGTTCTAAATgtcatgcagatggatgtatatataatgtgattatacctgttcgcaacaggtatgagGAAGGGATGCATCTATTGGGAGACATCTGCTGAGAAGGGTGTTTTTGTTTCTGCGTTCTCAcgcttcagacttcatctgaaaagatgagtctattggtaaaaataattaattaatttaaattcaaaattaaaaataaataattaattccaaaaataattaattaatttaattattagaatatatattaattatatattaatt carries:
- the LOC114827600 gene encoding putative F-box protein At1g23770; protein product: MEIHDGSSGLVGNNKKYSILFFLMKVLRELLLEDRSFHKLLVIAVHAVFLEFGFVQFDSFSGAQVDRFHLSDEWPTTPFTLSFTYTMPEILKNRNNCVYVFGSLIGIDGVLIRFQKVCNSVYVFGSLIGSGSGSYWVQLNPERFGPMIRMLNDTKGLVAKEEVLELWKIVKDEIVLPLAIDLCANAGLPAPPSFMQLPSEIQMKILRLLPGVDIAMVGCVCKELRDLANDDELWKQKVFDEFTVEFLLDQTSSIISFG
- the LOC139188599 gene encoding splicing factor U2af large subunit A-like, which codes for MKLNNNFLNSYTEIQEFDLRDSNHHSLKLWSEDDRDYDKHRSRDADEKRSSKDFDYHHHHHHHRLDRNSKREISCEPCDHKSRREQSSEPSNNGRDVSRDHCELSYKPKEEREGSRERSRHREAKRERSKEREESKFRRDWGFFFSRLQVRGSGEEDEDRGDERGAEGATGRASERWVVWERGCVSF
- the LOC114827398 gene encoding putative F-box protein At1g23770, with protein sequence MDIHGGSGRLVGNKKDYSILFFLRKVLREVLLEDRSFHKLLVTAVHAVFLEFGFIQFDSFSGAQVNRFHLLDKWPTTPFTLSFTYTMPEILKNRSNCAYVFGSLIGIDGILIRFQKVRNCVYVFGSLIGSGSGSYWDEIVLPLAIDLYANACVPAPPRFMQLPSELQMKILRLLPGVDIALVSCVCKELRDLANDEELWKQKVFDEFTAEFLLIKPKAISVFNNAW